The Aspergillus nidulans FGSC A4 chromosome VII nucleotide sequence CATCTCTAATAGCGTGATACGgaataaataaataaaaagatAGTTCTGACATTGTTGGTTTGTTTTAATCTATTTTCCATCTACCATACGGGACAGTTATATCTTCCACCCCCTGTAGAGTGTCCATTGTATAAAAACGATGATCCGCACCGAAAATCACAGGAGCCCGAACAAGACGTAACACATCTAAAGCTGGCTGAATAAGGATCCATAAAGAGTCAGTAATCCGTGGCATCTAATTAAACACATCCTACCAAGAACATAAAATTTATACTACACAATTATACAAATCTACTCTAGTAAACACCCCTCAACTCCGTCAGCACAGCTTTCTGCCTAGGCGGACTCATTTTTTCGAACCGATCGACGCTCATAACAAAAGTACCCCGTCCTGCACTCAAGCTCCTCAGGTGCTTAAGGTAACccaccatctccttcagcgGGACTTTAGCTGTGATTGTGCGCGGTCGATTCCTAGCGTCGGAGGCCATCGACCCACCAACAACGGTGGAAGATTGAAAGGGGTCAGGGGGCGCATATACCTTGGCAGGGTCGATAGGAGGGAGGTCGAGCTCGGGATCAGGGGTTTCGGTATTGGGTATAGAGAGGTCAGTTGATGCAATGGGGACGTCTTCGTCTAGGGAGACGATGTGCCCGCCccgggaggaggagatgtCGTGAACGACGGCGCCGAggctggcttcatcaacGCTGATGATCACGTTCATGAGGGGTTCCATGAGGCATGTTCCAGGTGTAGCAGATGCCGAGGCGGGGTTTGAGATGAGGTTAGAGAGCGCTGTAGAGGTTGCAAGGCGAgtggcggcggagagagatGCAGATGTAGTCTCGTTCCCGAATATATGGGCTGTTGGACTTAGGGTGAGGGTCACGCGAGTGCTGTGCATGGGAAAGGTGAATTGAGGACCGCGGGCGAGGGCTGCGAGACAACCATTTGAGAGGGCTGAGCGGACAGCATCGACATCTAGACCAGGCGGGAGAATGGGGCTTTCTTCGAGACCCTTTTTGTTGGTTTCGATCTGTAGTTCTGGGGCAAGGATGACGATTTGGTTCCCGTTTGCAATTTCGACCGAGAGGGCTGCTGGGTCTGGGGCAGGAGATGTTTCTGGGTCGAAGGGCTCTATCTCTGCAGTGCAGCCGGCTTTGCCCTTGCGGCCTGCAATCTCTCTGTCGAAGATCTTGGTGACAGGGCCCGATGCTCCGAGTGGGCATTCGCGGTATCCAATTTCAATAGGACCCATGGTTGCCTTGGCTTTGAGGTCGTTGATGAGTCTATCACGGGCAATCTCTAGGTGAAGCTCTCCCATTCCGCTTAATAGCGTTTGTCCGGAGTCCTCGTCAATGCTTACATGAAGGCTAGGGTCTTCACGTAAAAGCAAAGCTAACGACTCGTGCATCCGTTTCTCCTCAGCTAGGCTGTGAGGTTCGACGCTTGCGAAGAACACTGGTGGCGGTACGTCAATTGGGCGTAGTTGGAGGGTATCCAGAGGTTCAGGTGGAGTCGCCTTGTTGGTAGTGCAAGCAACAAGTGTATCGCCAGTACGGGCGTGCTTGAGGCCGACCACAACCCCAATTTGTCCTTCACTGATCGAATCAACTTCAACCGCATCGTTGGCGTACATTTTGAGGAGGCGAGGTGCGCGCTCCGAAACATTCAAGTTGGTATTATATAATAGACTACCGCGGTCCAAGGACCCGGAGTAGACACGAACATATACGAGGACTCCACGTTTCGCGTCATTGACCACTTTGAACGCCAGCCCGCAACCGTGCAACTGCTTGATAGCGTTGCGACTGTCAGCTACTACAGCGgccttttttttctgtttgCCCTTGGGCGCCGCTTTCTCCTTTTGCTCCACGAGTAGATCCCCAGAGAGCAAGCGTCTCAGACTTCCTTTGACTCCCCCAATAGCAACTTCCGGGTCTGGCGTTTCCTGGGGACTAGGGAGGAGATCGACGACACTGTCAAGCAGCGGTTGGACGCCGATGTTGCGGAAACTAGCACCAGCAAATATGGGGATGATTTTCCTCCCGTTTCCTTCTAAGAGGCAACGGCGTAGGCTATCCAAAATATCTGCCGGTGAAACCGATAGGTGATCCTCTTCGTTCTCGAAGAACTTTTCCACAATTATCTCGTCGTGCTCACTCAGCAACTCGACTAGGGCTACCCGCGCGCGGCGGAGTTCTTGCGCTAGCTGACTCTCTGCCTCATCCAATTCGGAAAGACTGAACCTTTTAACTGATTTGCCGTCTCCTCCACTCCATAGGAGTCCTTGTAGATTGATTGCGTCGGCAACACCAACGAACCTTCCGTCCCCTCCCTCAAACCACGGGATCTGGCAAACAGCGGGCCATCCTCCGAGCCGGGAAGCAACTTCCCGTACTGTTCGCCCAAAGGCCGCACCATCTCTATCCATCTTGTTGACGTAGACAATCCGAGGGATGTTGTATGTACTCGCTTGGTGCCAAACCTGCTCTGTCTGTGCCTCCACACCAGCCACACCATCTAGGATGCACACTGCGCCATCGAGAATGCGCAATGACCGCAGAACCTCGAATGTGAAGTCTGCGTGACCGGGCGTATCTATCAGGTTTACCATGTGAGATGACGCAGATCTTGGAGATCGAGGGTCTTGCCGAGTAGCATTGCCGCACTCCGCAGGCGGCCAGTGGAAGGTGATCGCAGCGGATTGAATAGTGATACCCCGGGCGCGTTCTGCAGGGAGGAAGTCCGTAACTGTGGAACCTTCATCCACGTCTCCTATCCGTCTTGTGAGCCCACTATAATAGAGCATCCGCTCTGTAGTGGTCGTCTTGCCCGCATCGATGTGTGCTATTATACCGATATTCCGAGTCAGGTCAAGGTTCACTTGTGATTGCGGATGGAAAACTGAGAACCTCCGTACTTGAGAAAATCCTGGCTTCTCGAGGGACGATTTAGGTAAAGACGCAAGTGCCCAGCACTTGACCTTGGGGTAGTCGAGGCATCGAGCAGCTCGGCCGTTCTGGCGGGCGCGCAAAAGCAGAGCTGAGACCATGGCAGCAGCAATTGTGTAAACCAGATTACTGGACGTAACGATTTATCGGCGCATTTTTGTCGTACACTCGAAAAAGTCGATCCGAGCTCGAGAACTCAAGCTGGcatgaggagagaagagagaatgTCGAGGTCCTGTAATCGGACGCGGAGGCTCTGTAATGCCTGACCAATCAGGCCCTGAAGACAGCAACGACGTAACCTACCCGGTCGCTCTCCAGGTTCTCCTCTTGTGCATCTTACCACCGCATCCCTCCACCCCAATTTCGTGCTCTAACCTGAattccaggagctgaatgTACGTGGAACTGACTTGTGCGCTATGTACGCAATTCAAGGTTTCCTTGCTGACAAGCGCTTCTCGCTGTGGGTGCAGACGTGGCCCTATCGGTGGCATACCTCTTACCCGGTGCACCACACGCAAACAGGATAAGAGATGGACTACTCCAGCATTCAGCAAGACCCTGCGGGTGCCTCACCATGGGCCTCTCCTCGAGCTACAGAAGCCACGTATCCCCCCTCGAGCACCAGCGATATTCCTCCCTCGCCGTTACCCCCGCATCATGAGTCTCCGTACGAGGCAGCTGGGGATTCGCAGCCTGCCGAAGCTGCCGAACATAAGACaccaggagaaggagacgtCGGCTCACCGAGTTTATCAGAGCGAGTACAAAATACGCACCTGAACGAAGCTGGCTACGCGGCAGAACAACAACCCCGATCGCAGGTTCCCGCGCGGTACCAAACAGGCGCTCGACAGAATGCGAGGCAACCGGCCCCAGTGTACAAGATTCAGGCCAAGATAACGGGACTGGAAAGAACAGGCAAAAAAGATCCCATCCTTCGATTCGATGTGCATGTAAGTGGGAATTGCCTGCAGCGCAGCGAAATCACTTATGCACTACTGACCACAATATCAGACCAATATCCCAAAGTTTAGAACTACTCAATACCGCGATGTCAGGCGGACCCATTCTGAGTTCGGCAAGCTTGCGGACCATCTTATGTCAGCCAATCCCGAGGCACTTGTTCCGGCTGTACCTGCGCCTTTGACCCCTGCTGGAGCCGGgacagacgaggacgaaTTTCGAGTAAAGGCTTCAATGCAGCGATGGCTGAACACTGTACTGAATAATGAAGTCCTAATTCAGGATGACGAGATTGTATTGTTTGTTGAAAGCGACTTCGGATATAGTCCCGTTGTTCGCATGAAGCAACCCGCGACAGGTGTTCGGAGGAAAGTTTTGAAGCAATTTGCACCTCCTCCTGACGACACGCCGGAGCTGCAAAATGCGCGCCCTGTCGTCAAGATGTTTTATCTGGGTACTATGGATGCGAGCCATAAAGTTGATCGTGTAGTCAAGGCTCGACGAGGTATGTTGTAACTCTTCCTTTCACATTAGCCATGAGGTTCTCACTGCTATTTAGGCCTGGGTCTCGCGGAGTCAGATTTTGGCGTTAAGGTTGGACAGATGCATGTCCAGGAGACGCACCCTGGTCTTTCAAATGCCTACCGCAAGCTGGGGAAGGTAATTCAAGCCGTGGGAGACTATCATGCGGTTCAGGCAACTGCAGAGGCAACTACTCTTGGGGATCCCCTTAGTTACCACTCATCGGACGCCTTCATTGTCAAGGAAACACTTACCAACCGTCATATTCTGCTTCGGGAACTGCTACAAGCTCAGCAAGCTACTCGCAGCAAACGCGCTGCGGCGGACCGGCTGAAAGTCAGTTCATCTGTTCGCCCCGAAAAGGTAGACGAGGCCATCAGTGCACTTGATGAAGCACAGAGTCAAGAGGACTATTTGACCAAAAAGACGCAACGAGTAACATCAAACCTTCTGAATGAAAAGCGCCGCTGGTTTGAACGAACCTCCAACGATGTGTGGCTGGCCCTGCGTGAATATACGCTGCGCCAGATTGAGGCTGAACGGAGGACTCTCGCAACCCTGGAGAGCGTAAGGCCGGATATCCGTTCAATTGACGCCTCCGGGGGCCTCAGCCGTCTCGGTCGTGAAAGCCACCCAACTGGGCGGCGTCCAAATTTGGCTTCAAGCCAAGGCCCCAAGGGCGATGCTTGGAGCGGTATTCCACGTCGGAGCGACAGTCTTGGACGTAGCCTAAGCGGCAGCTTCGCCGCCCCTGCtccggaagaggatgaagagacaaACGGCCGTCTTCGCTCACCCAGCGGCGTCAGCTcgattgttgaagatgatgatgatcgacTCGACGCGCGAAACGCCGCCAGCAGATTAGCTGGAAGTACTTTCTGAGCGTTCCAGTGATCATTATTTGTCTGTCGTTGTAAATTAGGAGTGTGCTTTCTCTTAGAGATTCCCCTCGCAGCCAATTCGCGATTCTGTTCCTCTGATTTCGCGATTGAACGTACGCTGAGTATTGTTGATTATATGCCAACTTTCGCCTATGAACTATGAAGCGTTATATCATAGAACTGAACACCTGATTTTCTGCAAAAGCGCGTGGATGCAGAACTACGCATGTATTAAATGGCCTAATGGCTTTGCTACTCCACACATCGGACGGTCTATAACAAAAGGGTTAAATCCAAGCTGTTACCTTCGCAAACTCTAGATTGACCCATTGCTTTCTTTCAGAGTGGGAACTACGGCTTTTGTCATCAGCTAATATTACGTTAGCGTATGCATTTGAACCATCTGATACCTAAATATGTGTAGAAGTCTACCCAGCAACTGCCGTGCGGAAGGCGGGAGCTGGCGGAGTGCCAAGTCAACTTGATCCCCAATTAGATATCTGACTAGTCCTAGAACACCCCATATCTGCTATCTCGGTCGTAGTGGGTTATTGTAAAGTTACAGGCTGGCTTGAGCTTTTGTGCAAAGCTCCTCCCATGTGTGTGGATTGTTTTTGTATTTCCAACAGCGCCCCTTGATTCCAGCAGCTTCGTCCAGTTTCATCCAACTTAACCCCACACCCCACTCTTCAATACTCCCACTCTTTGATTTCAAAGCATCCAATCCCAATGATGCAATAAGTTAAACGAAGCAAAGCTTCTTATAAAACCTCATCGTCCCACGCCCACTTTTCCTCCTGCTACACGCAtacatcttccagctcttaACTCATCCCAGTTTTGCGACGTTGGATCTATAACAATGG carries:
- a CDS encoding mitochondrial elongation factor MEF2 (transcript_id=CADANIAT00008908), which codes for MVSALLLRARQNGRAARCLDYPKVKCWALASLPKSSLEKPGFSQVRRFSVFHPQSQVNLDLTRNIGIIAHIDAGKTTTTERMLYYSGLTRRIGDVDEGSTVTDFLPAERARGITIQSAAITFHWPPAECGNATRQDPRSPRSASSHMVNLIDTPGHADFTFEVLRSLRILDGAVCILDGVAGVEAQTEQVWHQASTYNIPRIVYVNKMDRDGAAFGRTVREVASRLGGWPAVCQIPWFEGGDGRFVGVADAINLQGLLWSGGDGKSVKRFSLSELDEAESQLAQELRRARVALVELLSEHDEIIVEKFFENEEDHLSVSPADILDSLRRCLLEGNGRKIIPIFAGASFRNIGVQPLLDSVVDLLPSPQETPDPEVAIGGVKGSLRRLLSGDLLVEQKEKAAPKGKQKKKAAVVADSRNAIKQLHGCGLAFKVVNDAKRGVLVYVRVYSGSLDRGSLLYNTNLNVSERAPRLLKMYANDAVEVDSISEGQIGVVVGLKHARTGDTLVACTTNKATPPEPLDTLQLRPIDVPPPVFFASVEPHSLAEEKRMHESLALLLREDPSLHVSIDEDSGQTLLSGMGELHLEIARDRLINDLKAKATMGPIEIGYRECPLGASGPVTKIFDREIAGRKGKAGCTAEIEPFDPETSPAPDPAALSVEIANGNQIVILAPELQIETNKKGLEESPILPPGLDVDAVRSALSNGCLAALARGPQFTFPMHSTRVTLTLSPTAHIFGNETTSASLSAATRLATSTALSNLISNPASASATPGTCLMEPLMNVIISVDEASLGAVVHDISSSRGGHIVSLDEDVPIASTDLSIPNTETPDPELDLPPIDPAKVYAPPDPFQSSTVVGGSMASDARNRPRTITAKVPLKEMVGYLKHLRSLSAGRGTFVMSVDRFEKMSPPRQKAVLTELRGVY
- a CDS encoding retromer subunit VPS17 (transcript_id=CADANIAT00008909); translated protein: MDYSSIQQDPAGASPWASPRATEATYPPSSTSDIPPSPLPPHHESPYEAAGDSQPAEAAEHKTPGEGDVGSPSLSERVQNTHLNEAGYAAEQQPRSQVPARYQTGARQNARQPAPVYKIQAKITGLERTGKKDPILRFDVHTNIPKFRTTQYRDVRRTHSEFGKLADHLMSANPEALVPAVPAPLTPAGAGTDEDEFRVKASMQRWLNTVLNNEVLIQDDEIVLFVESDFGYSPVVRMKQPATGVRRKVLKQFAPPPDDTPELQNARPVVKMFYLGTMDASHKVDRVVKARRGLGLAESDFGVKVGQMHVQETHPGLSNAYRKLGKVIQAVGDYHAVQATAEATTLGDPLSYHSSDAFIVKETLTNRHILLRELLQAQQATRSKRAAADRLKVSSSVRPEKVDEAISALDEAQSQEDYLTKKTQRVTSNLLNEKRRWFERTSNDVWLALREYTLRQIEAERRTLATLESVRPDIRSIDASGGLSRLGRESHPTGRRPNLASSQGPKGDAWSGIPRRSDSLGRSLSGSFAAPAPEEDEETNGRLRSPSGVSSIVEDDDDRLDARNAASRLAGSTF